Proteins from one Deltaproteobacteria bacterium genomic window:
- a CDS encoding CHASE2 domain-containing protein, whose translation MIALREHRPWLRRAAGCAAIALAAVAVARATGTADAIDDNARRLYYDIRGTRDGGHDVIFVAIDEDSVNLWNAPPWRWDRYAATVSAILAGEPRVIAILEPGPRLLPDEPPPPVIRDAVARGALVMAPPTPGFGQPRLALETRGAVVALDLGQPDGVDRSVVRDVIEAAGLGRDVPRRLPVNYYGAPDALPTLPAHRVASGEIPPRTFRDRIVVIGLRGERFAPQVPTPVGAMSPAEVYCHALLGLAHGAVWSRPPPWLSWMLAGVLAFVAAAVTPRLRTRTAAAVTGGAIAVIAIADYWLFRTGVALLGMTTPAVGVVAGAIAGGAVERERARDQIDAIARWLAQRLRVDTPRSAGIAVDHAPWRAYADAVDIYLDCHSTAFAELPDGSWHLRLAHAVRMAETDIVEQRRDVRRDPYKRAYAFHRPMESDRQFMRRDLGVRTFLVPLVSFERLLGIWIVNFEDHRELTDRELSVMATLADEMAVGLELRRLHGSARPFADARRQPGDSAFLDRVREARRGALALARHQQATAALLDQL comes from the coding sequence ATGATAGCGCTGCGCGAGCACCGCCCGTGGTTGCGCCGCGCCGCCGGATGCGCAGCGATCGCGCTCGCCGCGGTGGCTGTCGCACGCGCGACGGGCACGGCCGACGCGATCGACGACAACGCGCGCCGTTTGTACTACGACATCCGCGGAACCCGCGACGGCGGCCACGACGTCATCTTCGTCGCCATCGACGAAGACAGCGTCAACCTGTGGAACGCGCCGCCGTGGCGGTGGGACCGCTACGCCGCCACGGTGTCGGCGATCCTCGCCGGCGAACCTCGCGTGATCGCGATCCTCGAGCCGGGTCCGCGCCTGCTTCCAGACGAGCCGCCGCCGCCGGTGATCCGCGATGCGGTCGCCCGCGGCGCACTCGTCATGGCGCCTCCGACCCCCGGGTTCGGCCAGCCCCGCCTGGCGCTCGAAACGCGCGGCGCGGTCGTCGCGCTGGACCTCGGCCAGCCCGACGGTGTCGACCGATCGGTCGTCCGCGACGTGATCGAAGCCGCCGGACTCGGTCGCGACGTGCCGCGGCGGCTGCCGGTCAACTATTACGGGGCGCCGGACGCGCTGCCGACCCTGCCGGCGCACCGGGTCGCAAGCGGTGAGATTCCGCCGCGCACGTTTCGCGATCGCATCGTGGTGATCGGCCTGCGCGGCGAACGCTTCGCCCCGCAGGTGCCCACGCCGGTCGGCGCAATGTCGCCCGCCGAGGTCTATTGCCACGCGCTGCTCGGCCTCGCCCACGGCGCCGTGTGGTCGCGACCACCGCCGTGGCTGTCGTGGATGCTCGCCGGCGTGCTCGCGTTCGTCGCGGCGGCGGTGACCCCGCGGCTGCGCACGCGGACGGCGGCGGCGGTCACCGGCGGCGCGATCGCGGTGATCGCCATCGCCGACTATTGGCTGTTTCGCACCGGCGTCGCGCTGCTCGGCATGACGACGCCGGCCGTCGGCGTGGTCGCTGGCGCCATCGCCGGCGGCGCCGTCGAGCGCGAGCGCGCGCGCGACCAGATCGACGCGATCGCTCGGTGGCTCGCGCAGCGCCTGCGCGTCGATACGCCGCGCAGCGCGGGCATCGCCGTCGACCACGCTCCGTGGCGCGCCTACGCCGACGCCGTCGACATCTACCTCGACTGCCACAGCACGGCGTTTGCCGAACTGCCGGACGGCAGCTGGCACCTCCGGCTGGCGCACGCGGTCCGAATGGCCGAGACCGACATCGTCGAACAGCGGCGCGACGTGCGCCGCGACCCGTACAAGCGGGCATATGCGTTCCACCGGCCGATGGAGTCCGACCGCCAGTTCATGCGGCGCGACCTCGGCGTCCGCACGTTCCTCGTGCCGCTCGTGTCGTTCGAGCGGCTGCTCGGAATTTGGATCGTCAACTTCGAGGACCACCGCGAACTCACGGATCGAGAGCTGTCGGTGATGGCGACGCTGGCCGACGAGATGGCCGTCGGCCTCGAACTTCGGCGCCTCCACGGCTCGGCCCGCCCGTTCGCCGACGCGCGCCGGCAGCCGGGCGACAGCGCCTTCCTCGACCGCGTGCGCGAGGCGAGGCGAGGCGCTCTCGCCCTCGCCCGCCATCAGCAGGCGACCGCCGCCCTGCTGGACCAGTTG